The Flammeovirga yaeyamensis genome segment AAGCTCAAGAACAATTCGGCTTCTTGATGAACGCTTTCGAATACGGTGCACCTCCTCACGGTGGTATCGCATTAGGTTTCGACCGTCTTTGTTCTCTATTCGGCGGCGTAGAGTCTATCCGTGACTTCATCGCATTCCCTAAGAACACATCAGGTAGAGACGTAATGATCGAATCTCCATCTCCAGCTGACGACCAGCAATTGGGTGATTTGAGCATCAAACTTGACATAAAGGAGTAAGGGGTATTTTTGCACTTACTTTGTAATAGATGAAAGGCTTCTTTGTAAAAAAAGGAGCCTTTTTTAAGTTAAAAGTGAAAAACGTAGTTTGTTGAGCGGTACGTGTACCATTTTGCCCTTCGCTCTTCACTTTTCCCTTTTCATTCTTCACTAATAAGGCAGACTATCCAACGATGATTTGCCCTACATTTATATCAAATACCCATAAAAAACGATAAGCAATCCCCACTTACCACGTTTTTCATTTTTAACTTTTAACTTTTAATTTTTCATTTCCTCCCCTTTCACTCTTCACTAAAAAAGGCAAACCTCCCAACGATGATTTGCCCTCCTTCTATATCAAATACCCATAAAAAACGATAAGCTATCCCCACTAACTACGTTTTTCATTTTTAACTTTTAATTTTTCATTTCCCCCCTTTCACTCTTCACTAAAAAAGGCAAACCACCCAACGATGATTTGCCCTCCATTTATATCAAATACCCATAAAAAACGATAAGCTATCCCCACTTACCACGTTTTTCATTTTTAACTTTTAATTTTTCATTTCCCCAAAACTATTCGTTGTAAAGCACCTGTAACAAGGTCACTCCAACTGCTTCCAACGATTTCTTATCAATCGCGTCCATGTTGTCATTGTGAGTGTGCCAGTGTTTGAAGAACGTTTGAGCACCACTAGGGTCAAGATCAATAATATCGATCATAGGGATTTTAGCGATCTCGTTTACATAAAGATGGTCGTCTGTTAACTGAGGTCCTTTTTGGTCCACGAACATACTTCCATAGCCTTTACTTTGAGCTGTTTTCCATACTTTCTTTACAATTCTAGGAGCGAAATACATCGATACTCCTTCTTTTAAGAAGGTAGGATTTTTAGCACCAACCATATCCAATAAGATACCGTAATATGCAGAATAACCTTCTTTATGAGGATTAGCTGCCCAATGTTTTGATCCTAAACAGTAACCCGAATCACCCGATTGATCTTCTTCGAACGCAGGGCGACCGTAGTCTTCCACATCAAACAAAATGATATCTACACCAACTTTGGGTTTGTCCGGGCTGTTGGCAATTGCTCTTGCTACTTCTAGAAGAACACCTACACCACTACCACCGTCATTTGCTCCTAAAATTGGTTCATGTTGTCTTGATTTATCATCATCTTGATCAGCTACCTGACGAGTGTCCCAGTGTGCTGCCAATATAATTCTAGTTTGAACTTCAGGATTAATGCTACCGATAATATTGGTACCGTTTAAAGCAGTTCCATCATAAGCATAAACCGTCATTTTTTGTTCAGTTACCTCAGCTCCGTGTCTTGCCAATTCGTTTGCTAGATATGCACCACACATATCATGAGCCATTGTATTGGGAACTCTTGGGCCAAAATCAACTTGCTTTTGTACATATGTATATGCAGAATCAGCATTAAAAGTTGGGATAGGTTTGTCCTTTACGGTGGCTGATGAAGTTTCAGTACTTGAAGATGCAGCTCCTCCACAAGAAAATAAGAAAAGTCCGCAAATTGCTGCGATAAACAAATGTTTCATTATTATCAGTTTTATAAAAAAGTCTTTTAATCTAAAATCACACGTTAGATTAGATTCGTCAAATTACCAAGTTGTTTGATAGAAAAACATCAATTTTTCTATGACAAGGGTAAATGCTAGCATTAAAGCAGCTGCAATATAAAATTAATGAAGATAGATATTAAATTTTACTGTTTGATTTTCCTCAATAGTAAACATTTTCGTTACCTGAAACTCGTTTCTAAATAATGAGTTTTCTGATAAATGAACTTTACTATCATCAACTGCTCTGTGCGGATGAAGGGCTACATTTAACTCATAAGCTCCTGGCTCTAAGTCAACAATATGATTAGTATTAATAGAAATTTTTTCTCCTGTATTTAATTTTGTCAACGTTATTTCTTTGTAAGAGTTATGCATGTTTGAACTCTTGGAAATTGCTAATTTAATATGGACACTATTTGTGGAATCAGAAAATATTTTTTTCTCTTTAATAGAATAATTATCATAACCGTGCTTTTCAACAGGAACAAATTCGTCTTCCTTATGAACATCACAACTAACAAATAGCAGGGAGAAAAATATGATGAAGAGATATTTCATGAAATGATGATTGATATATATAATATAAACGAGAACAGCACTTTACAGTTGATTTAAAATAAAAAAGCAGACTGTATTTATGTTAATAATTACAGTCTGCGATCTATAAAGTAATACTACTCTGATTATTTCTCTTTGAATACAATACCCATCGGTACACCTTCAAAACCAAAATGCTCTCTGATTTTGTTTTCGATAAACGATTTGTAAGGGCCTTTCACATGTCTTGGGTAATTCGAGAAGAACGCGAATACCGGTGTGTGAATTGGCAACTGAGTAATGTATTTAATTTTAATGTGGTGACCACGGTGTGCTGGAGGTGGACGTCTTTCGATTTCTCTACCGATAATCTCGTTCAAAGCAGAAGTCATTACTTTCATCTTACGATTTTCGTAGACCTCAATGGCTTTATCGATTACTTTAGAGATACGTTGTTTCTCCAATACCGAAGTAGTGATAATCGGAATATAAGCAGCACCACCTAAACGCTCTTGAATTTTCTTCTCGAACTCTCTAGCAGTGTTGGTATCCTTTTCGATAAGGTCCCACTTATTCACCATAATCACAATACCTTTTTTGTTTTTGATGGCCAAGTTGATGATACTCAAATCTTGAGATTCAATACCTCTTGTTGCATCTAAAACAGCGATACAGACATCCGATCTTTCGATGGCTTTAATGGTTCTCATTACTGAGTAGAACTCAACGTTCTCCATTGCTTTTGCCTTTCTTCTAAGACCTGCTGTATCTGTTAGGATAAACTCTTTACCGAATGCGTTGTATTTCGCATCTACGGCATCACGAGTTGTACCTGCAATATCTGTTACGATACTTCTTTCTTTATTCAAAAGAAGGTTCGTTAATGACGATTTACCTACGTTTGGTCTACCGATAACAGCGATTCTTGGAATTGCTTCTTCTTCTTCGTCCTCATCTTCAGGGAAGTTAGAAACTACTTCATCCAATAGATCACCAGTACCAAAACCAGATGCTGAAGCAATTGCCATTGGCTCGCCCATACCAAGTTCGTAGAACTCGTAAGCGTGCATTGCTTTTTCTCCTGTATCTGCTTTGTTGGCTACTAGGTAGATTGGTTTTTTACTTCTTCTAAGTAATTTACCAAACTCTCTATCCAAATCTGTTAAACCTGTTTCAACATCAACAACGAATAACAGAACCGTAGATTCCTCGATAGCAATTTCTACTTGTTCACGAATTGCTTCTTCAAATGTATCTTCAGAACCTACAACATATCCACCTGTATCTACTACAGTGAATGATTTTCCCGTCCATTCGGCCTGTCCATAGTGTCGGTCACGTGTTACACCACTTTCATTATCCATGATCGCGTCACGACGTTCTACCAAACGATTAAATAAAGTAGATTTACCAACGTTTGGTCTACCTACAATTGCGACTAAATTTGCACTCTTCTTCATTGAGAATTTTCCTTTCTTCCTTACTCCGACTGTGGTAAGGTAATTACATACGACTTTCCTTTTCTAACGGTTAATTTATTTTGTCTTAACCAAGGATTGTGTCTCTTTAATATTTTATAGTTAACGCCTTCTTGTTTGGCAAATTCTGCCAAATTCGAAATCGTTTTCTTCACTGTTACGGTTCTTGTCTTTTCCTCATTGTATAATTGATGTGTTGACAACTCAAAATTATACTTCTTTGGATCAGACATGATCTCCTTTAGCGCTAAGATACGGAATACATATCTTGATGTCTCTTGATTCAATAAAAGATCGTAGTAATTATCTACTTTTTGATCTTTCATCCCTTTTAAGATACCTGTTACCCCTCTGTTATAAGCTGCTGCAGCTAAGGTCCAAGTACCTAATCGGTCTTTTGCCTTTTTTAAATATTGACAAGCTGCATGCGTTGCTTTTTCTACATGATATCTTTCGTCTACCTCTTTAGTTACCGTTAAACCATATTCTCTTGCAGTACTTGGCATAAATTGCCAAAATCCAGCTGCTCCTGAACCCGATCTAGCGGTTAACATCAAATCCGATTCGATAATACATAAATATTTAAAGTCTGAAGGCACTCCCTCTTCTTTTAAAATTTTATCGATCATCGGTAGCCATCTTTGTGCTCTTTTTAAAACTAAGATGGTATGTGAATGCCAATATGAGTTCACATACATTTCTCTATCAAAACGCTCAATTATGTCTTCTTCATCCAATGGCACTTTCTCTCCTGCGAATTCAAAATCCTTAGGAAGATCTAGTTCATAACTGAATTGCTCTCCTTCAGAAACAATTACTTTTTCAATAATTCTTTCGTTAGGGGAAACAACATGAAAAACATACGTAAGCAGACCTGCGGTAACAAGTCCCAAAACAAACCACAAAAACGATTTCATGAATGGTATTTATAACAAATTAGTACAAAGGTCGGGTTATTTATTATTAAGATCTGAATATAAATGCATTAGTTAACAAATAAGCATCAAAGAATACCTTAATTTCTAGATCTACTTATAATTTATAATGAAAAACACCTCAATCGATCAATTGAGGTGTCAAATATAGTTTGTATTTTTTTCTTTTTAGAAATTTGGTGATAATAAATACTTCCCATAGAAGTCTTCGATAATTTTTACGGCTTCTTTTGGTGTATCTACTAAGTGAATTAGATCCAAATCACCTTCACTAATGTTGTTTTCTTTTTCCAATAAAGTACTCTTAATCCAGTCCATTAACCCCTGCCAATAATCAATGCCTACCAACACAATTGGGAAGCGACCAATTTTCTTGGTTTGAATTAATGTGTAGGCCTCAAATAATTCGTCTAAGGTGCCTAAACCTCCGGGCATCACCACAAAACCTTGAGAATATTTTACGAACATTACTTTTCTTACAAAGAAGTAATCAAAGTTCAGCATTTTGTCTCTATCAATATAGGGGTTACCGTCCTGTTCAAAAGGAAGTACAATATTTAAACCTACAGATTTACCACCCGCATCATGGGCCCCTTTGTTACCTGCTTCCATAATACCAGGACCACCTCCGGTAATAACACCATAGCCGTGTTCTACTAACAATCGAGCTACCTCTTCTGTCATTTTGTAGTATTTGTGATCCGGTGATGTTCTAGCAGATCCAAAAATAGATACACAAGGTCCTATTTTCGCTAGTTTGTCAAAACCATCCACAAACTCAGCCATCACTTTAAAAATCACCCATGAGTTAGCACTTTTTATTTCTGCCCAGTCTTTTTTCTCAAAGGCTTCCTTTATACGTTCTACTTCTTCTTCGTTGATTTTATTTTTCTTCTCTGCCATATATGTGTTTATTTAAATTGAATCATATTGTTTTTATCGGTTTCAAGAGGTGCTGCTCTTTTAAATGCTTCTTTTTGATGTAATTCTTCTTCATCTAAATAAGCTTCATGATCCACCTCATCCAAAGCATTTAATGCCTTGATATACTTTTCCTTGTCTATTGCATTCATTAGAGGTTCTTGATAAGTGAACTTAAAGTAAGAACTTCCTGTATATTTTCCTCTAGGTGTAATTACACCTTCAAATGCCTTGACGCTCTCGAAAAGTGTCTTGCTTCCTTCAAAAGTTTTAAGATCTTCCTTTTTGATCCACAACGGAAGATCCTCATAAATTAAAGAACCATTACCCCAAATGTAAAATGCGGATTTTGGAATATTCTTATTATCATAATCTATGGTTCGACCGTCTACTTTAGCATCAATTAATCGTTTTAAAGAAAGTGGATGATTAGAAAAAGCTACGGCATTGCCAAGTACAGTATAATAAGGGAACTCAATTCTATTAAATGCCTCACCGAAAATTGTTGGTAAAAGTTCCTCTACCCCAATATAGCCGATTGCGAAACCTCTATATTTTAACTCTGAAAAACGTTCTAAGGTTTGCACTTCGACAAGAGCATTTAACTGTCTTAATTGTTCTGATGCTAATGCAGGATTATCTGTTTTTATCAACATCACTTCTGAGTTTTTCCCTTTAAGTTCTCCAGAAATTAATTTCACCCAAGCCGCTTCGTTTCCTATCCAGCTGTCAAAAACATCTTCTATCTTAATTTTTAAACGGTTTTCTAAATTTTTCCAAGGCTGAATACCTGCTGCTTCTAATAAAGACCTCCTTTTTTGTATCTGATTTGATAATCCCCAATGGGCCGCAATACTTACATTTTCGGGTAGGGTAGTCAATAAATCCTTACTTGTTATAACTCGAGACCAAGACCACCAAATCGGTTCTAATTTTGTAGAATGATTGATTGGTTTCACCACACTAATCAATTCATCATTTTCCAACTTCCATAACCAATGTTGCTCACCTAATACCCTGCCGAGCCCCATTAAAGCCACTTGAGGTTCTTTAAAATATTCTTCAAATAAAGAGTAGACAGATATGGGGTTCATCCATAATTCAAACAGCGAATCTTCCGAAAAAGTTTTTGATGACAATATTCTAGTATCCACACCAGAAGCAATAGATGCATATGATTTTTTAATGATCTCTTTATGAGAAGAAAATACCAATAAGTTATTGTAGGTAAAATAGTACCCTACATTATTCTTTCCTTTTCTAAGTACAGTAATATTCTCCTCATGATCTCCTAGTTGTGCTAAAGTGAATTTTCTACTGATAATAAAACGAAGATGATCTGTCAATTTTGACTTCCATCCCAAATCTATGGCTCCAAGGTAGGCTGTTCCTTCTTTTTCTGTTTGATATACAGCACCTACTCCCTTATAATCTGATAATAAGAATTGAACAAAAGAGTTGGTTCCCCATTCATTCTCCCAAAGTTGCTTTTTACCCTTCGAAAGAGAATTTGATATCGCATCATTCCATGTGGATTCTCTAAGATTCTTCCAAGATTCCATCAAATGCTCTGAACCTACTACTATTCCTGCACCTGAAGGTATTGCAGACCAAAGCGAAGAGGTTTGTAAAGAATTTGACCAAATAAAAAATCCACCAAAAAGAAATATCAGTATAAATAATAATATGTATTTCTTTTTAGATTTTTTCTGAGGTACATTTTCTACCAAAGAGGCAGATTCATTTTTATTGGTTGGTGTATCCAGATTTTCTTTAGTTTCTGACATATAGTTGATGCGTTACCCATAAATAACCACTTATTTTCCAGGTTGTTACAGCACGTTAGATTGGTTTAACTCTATTTTGGTTTATCTAATTTATCCACAGTATCTACCACTAAATTGATTACAATTTCAGGGTCTGTGAAAGGAAAGATATGTCCTTTTTTCTCTAATATAACAGTTGACAAAGGAGCTGTCCAATGTTTTTTGACAAATTCCATATTTCCGAATGGAACAATACTATCTTTTTTGCCATGAACCATAATAGTTGGCGTAGAAATTTTGCTCCAATCATCTTCTACTTCTTTTAAAGCATCTGCATGATGTGCCTTTTCATCAGTAGCTACCTTTAATGAAGAGGATAATAGACCATAAATCACCTTACTTTGGGCCCAACGGGAATACCATTTCATCGGTTCTAATTCAGCACTCATGGCAGGTGCCAACATAATAAGCTGAATAATTTTTTCTTTGGATGATAGACAAGCATGAGCTGCAATAGGACCTCCATAGGAATGACCAATCAATATAAATTCTTGTTCCTCCTCGGTGGTATTCTGCCAGTCTTCCATTACTTGATGAATACTTTGAGCATGTAAGGCTATCGAAGAATATTCTGTTCCAGAAGCACTTCCATACCCTAAACGATCAACAGAAAGTACATTTCCTTTAGATCTAATTTTTTCTTCTTTCAAAAACTTACCAAAATCAGAAGCACTACCTGGAGCCCCATGTATAAAAACAAAAGTCCGGTTCGATGGTTTGGATGATGGAACTGAGAGATAATTAACAGTAAGACTATCCATTTTTGCATGTCTCACTTTCATATCTACACCATCTTTAGCATATTCTTTTTCTAATTTCTTCCACTTTTTGTCCATCGAAGTACTACATGAGCTGAGCAATAAAAAACTTTGGAGTAGCAATAAAAAAGCTGAATACTCCATATTTTTGAGAGATGTCATTAAATTTAAAGTAAGTTTATAGACAGATACTATTTCAGACCCGTCATTAGGGTGATTGCATATTCAAGATAATTAATTTGACACCAATATGGAAAAAAATAAAAAATACGGTTTCTCGACCATCGCTA includes the following:
- a CDS encoding M28 family peptidase; translation: MKHLFIAAICGLFLFSCGGAASSSTETSSATVKDKPIPTFNADSAYTYVQKQVDFGPRVPNTMAHDMCGAYLANELARHGAEVTEQKMTVYAYDGTALNGTNIIGSINPEVQTRIILAAHWDTRQVADQDDDKSRQHEPILGANDGGSGVGVLLEVARAIANSPDKPKVGVDIILFDVEDYGRPAFEEDQSGDSGYCLGSKHWAANPHKEGYSAYYGILLDMVGAKNPTFLKEGVSMYFAPRIVKKVWKTAQSKGYGSMFVDQKGPQLTDDHLYVNEIAKIPMIDIIDLDPSGAQTFFKHWHTHNDNMDAIDKKSLEAVGVTLLQVLYNE
- the der gene encoding ribosome biogenesis GTPase Der, encoding MKKSANLVAIVGRPNVGKSTLFNRLVERRDAIMDNESGVTRDRHYGQAEWTGKSFTVVDTGGYVVGSEDTFEEAIREQVEIAIEESTVLLFVVDVETGLTDLDREFGKLLRRSKKPIYLVANKADTGEKAMHAYEFYELGMGEPMAIASASGFGTGDLLDEVVSNFPEDEDEEEEAIPRIAVIGRPNVGKSSLTNLLLNKERSIVTDIAGTTRDAVDAKYNAFGKEFILTDTAGLRRKAKAMENVEFYSVMRTIKAIERSDVCIAVLDATRGIESQDLSIINLAIKNKKGIVIMVNKWDLIEKDTNTAREFEKKIQERLGGAAYIPIITTSVLEKQRISKVIDKAIEVYENRKMKVMTSALNEIIGREIERRPPPAHRGHHIKIKYITQLPIHTPVFAFFSNYPRHVKGPYKSFIENKIREHFGFEGVPMGIVFKEK
- a CDS encoding lytic transglycosylase domain-containing protein, encoding MKSFLWFVLGLVTAGLLTYVFHVVSPNERIIEKVIVSEGEQFSYELDLPKDFEFAGEKVPLDEEDIIERFDREMYVNSYWHSHTILVLKRAQRWLPMIDKILKEEGVPSDFKYLCIIESDLMLTARSGSGAAGFWQFMPSTAREYGLTVTKEVDERYHVEKATHAACQYLKKAKDRLGTWTLAAAAYNRGVTGILKGMKDQKVDNYYDLLLNQETSRYVFRILALKEIMSDPKKYNFELSTHQLYNEEKTRTVTVKKTISNLAEFAKQEGVNYKILKRHNPWLRQNKLTVRKGKSYVITLPQSE
- a CDS encoding LOG family protein, producing MAEKKNKINEEEVERIKEAFEKKDWAEIKSANSWVIFKVMAEFVDGFDKLAKIGPCVSIFGSARTSPDHKYYKMTEEVARLLVEHGYGVITGGGPGIMEAGNKGAHDAGGKSVGLNIVLPFEQDGNPYIDRDKMLNFDYFFVRKVMFVKYSQGFVVMPGGLGTLDELFEAYTLIQTKKIGRFPIVLVGIDYWQGLMDWIKSTLLEKENNISEGDLDLIHLVDTPKEAVKIIEDFYGKYLLSPNF
- a CDS encoding alpha/beta fold hydrolase, which encodes MDKKWKKLEKEYAKDGVDMKVRHAKMDSLTVNYLSVPSSKPSNRTFVFIHGAPGSASDFGKFLKEEKIRSKGNVLSVDRLGYGSASGTEYSSIALHAQSIHQVMEDWQNTTEEEQEFILIGHSYGGPIAAHACLSSKEKIIQLIMLAPAMSAELEPMKWYSRWAQSKVIYGLLSSSLKVATDEKAHHADALKEVEDDWSKISTPTIMVHGKKDSIVPFGNMEFVKKHWTAPLSTVILEKKGHIFPFTDPEIVINLVVDTVDKLDKPK